The genomic DNA CGGGTACAGAGGAGTTCAAGATGGAACAATCATTGAGTGAAACCAATCGTGACTTAACTGCTAATCTTCCGACCCATTTTAGGAATCTATCTCCATCTTATTTAACAgttctgtatattttttcttcagccCCACTGAAACAACACTttataaaaaatcatttttttttactacaattACAGATGGAAGTTTGTCAGATTGTGTCCTTTGCATACATGGAGTGAGTTTTTGCTTCCACCAGAACTGAGTTGATTGGATTTTCTAGTAAAGCagataaaatctggaaaaagaaTTCAAGGGACCCCGAAAACTTTTGGTGCCGTTTTTAAATATCCTCATTTCTTCACAGTAAACTTAGTAGATAGTTGCTTTTTATAGCCAGTTGCCACCGACTCTGAAACATCCCAAAGTATAAACTCAGATGCACTCACTGCAGACTCTTTCTTCTCACAACTGTACAAAACAGGGAACAAAATGGCAAACAAAACAGTCTCCTGCTGTAGATGCACACACAGACGGCACAAATATATAGAAGACCCTTTTGAAAGGTTAAATTTACACACAAAGATGAGGCACGCATGACATatttcatcaacattttattgGGTTAAAGTAAGCATGaatgtttgaataaaacctGTACTGCTGATTAAATCAAATTGTAGCAACTGCATAAAAttttatgtgtatatattttggTACTTTAGGCATGAGAAATTAGTAAATATAAGAAATTGACAGATTTTTAGCATATGTAACATTGAATGTTATTGGTTTGTTTCAGGTTTATTGCAGTCATTATTTTCACCACTTTATCAATCCAGTGAGTTGAActgtaaatatgacaaaagtAGTTTGGGCAAGAAAGTGTAAAGATGGATGAAACCGTTAGAGTTCATGCTAAAATCCCACTATGGCTGAGGTTCGGCGGTCCAGTCAGGTATGGAAAAAGTCTTGGACTGTCTTTTTTGCTCGCCTATAGTGTAGTCCACATGGATACATATGTGTCTGGAGCTGTCCTCCGAGGGAAACATGCTAACCTCTCCGCTAACCGGCGTGTCCTGCACCACCTCCACGGGGGAGTCCAGGTACAGCACCGCCTGCTTCCAGTGGGTCTCCGGCTTGAACGGAGACGTGGACAGAACGAGCGAGTGCGGTTTGTCCGGGCACGGAAAAGTCACCGTGAAGTAGACACAGAAAGCGTTCACCGCAGCCGAGCCGAACGACTCGCACGTGAAGCGGCCCTTCACCGTCCGCAGCTCCTCCGCCGTCACCGAATGCAGGTCGAGCTCGGCGAAGCGGGCCGGGTGGGAGAGCACGTCCTCCATGGCCACGGCGCTCACGGTTATGTCCGAATTCTTAATGCACCTCCGAGCGAAGTTGGACATGCAGGACATGTCGACGCCGTACTGCTCTTTGACGGTGTACCAGAAGTACAGGCGGTCCTCCACCACCGGGTCGCTGATGGGGGTGACGTAGAGCTCGGCGCGGCTCGGCAGGATGAGTCCGCCGGCCTTCAGCCACCTGTCGCGAGCGTAGAGCACCGAGTTGAGCATGGACTCGTGTAGCAGAGCGTAGCCCATCCACTCGCTTACTATCACCTCCACCTTCTCCGGCAGCTCCACCGTCTCCACCGTCCCTCTTCTGACTTCCACCACGTCCTCCACGTTGTTCTGCTTCACTATTTCCACCGCCTGCTCGGCTATGGAGCAGGCCTCCACGGCGTACACCTTCTTAGCGCCAGCCTGAGCGCAGAAGATGCTTAAAACGCCGGTTCCTGCTCCGACATCCAGCACCACTTTACCTCTAATCAACTCGCTGTTCTTTAAAATAGCCGTCCGGTAGGTGTTGGTCCGGACGTGGTCCGCTATCATCTCTTCATGTATCGTCACATCAGAATAGCTGTCAAAATAAAGCCTGTCCTGTCGGGTTTTATCtagttttctcttctttccagCATAAGACATCCTCCTTCTACCGTCGTGTGTTGCTTCTACTTTGTTGTTGCGTTTCCGCATTGTCGAATATGGGACTTGTAGTTCTTTACTAAGCATGATGAGGGCCACACGATTTAAGCTGGACTACAATTACCACAAGCAAACGGGAGTCTAGTTGAATTTAGGTGGCGCACTAGAGTTCCTACCTGAAAATTTTaatagtgaaaacaaaaaatatgcattctTAGTTTTCTTAATTCGTCTATTgtaaagacttaaaaaaagaaacaaaaattataaaataacataaaaacaaccaattcaTATTTTCAATATAAGATTTAGAAAATcaatacattaatatttataatacaTCTATCTATCAGatgtagtatttattttctaaatcttATTTtgacatatatatgtataaatccAAACTTTCTTGCAGTCAGAACAGGTTGTGTAAAACTAAGCTAGATTTGATTCTTCATGTTTGCAATAAATGCTCATTAACAAGCAAAGACTCACAAATATATATGTCCATTGTTAAGTAGATTTctatacacattttatttctgtgtggTATGTCCTCTTATGATGAAAATTAATCATAAATCAAATCTGTGAATTAAattttgtgtattatttttgttctaataaaacaaaaaatgatgcAACACCATTGAATTAGGCATGGGCAGATATAAGATTTTCATTTGAGTAAAAATTACATTACTTGATCGAATGTAATGTAAATCAGAGAAGAAACACGTATCCAGTATTTTGCTGGTGGAATTATATAAAATTTGATTGGTATAGGTGCAAAATCTGCTGACATTTACttgttaattaaatttttagacATCGTGACGTTTTAGACTCTAGAGCCGGTAAATTCAAATAAGATAAAGTTACTAAATATGGTTAACAAATTTATGGTCTCCTGCTTTGGTTTcgtttattttttgcttattttagtcCACCAACTCCTACTTTatggtcatttttaaaactgtaagcACATTTTATAGTAGGAAAAACAATGATTTCTCAGTATCTGACTGTGTGCAACAGTTgctctgtatttaaaatgattatgtattttaaaaaaaaaaccagcacAAGCTCACCAAACACTACAAAATCAGCATCAGAATGTTGATTCTGCACCTTACGTCGCTGCTTTTCAGAGCTCACCCGTATCTCAACACACTCGTATATCTGAAAAGATGTTTATGGCACATCTTCAATGTCCGTCCTGTAACTGCAGAACACAAAGTGCTCATTATCATTTCAGAACCTTCCCCAAAGGCCCAGCGGGCAGAGCACAGCTGCTTGTGGCTTGGCTCAGCCCCCGTGGGACTCTCTCCACTTCGTTTCAGAGATCTTTGGCACaacctccccccccccaaaaaaaaccaaacgcAGAACAAACGAGAAGGAACTGTATCCAATTTCATGAAGAGGGAAAAACCGAACAAAGGAAGCACTGGTGTTGAGAGGAGGTGGAAGATGCCGGCTGGTTTGTGCCTTTCAACTCTGCCCAGTTTAACACATGACAAAGAGAATGTGATTGAAATGCAGGACAAACAGAAAGTTACGTACAGCGCCTTGAAGGAATACACAGAAACTACacacttcaatgtattttactgaaaattCATGCAATAAACCTGCGCAAAATCCTGCATGGATATGAAGTTGAAGAAAAACGAGGATCTGTGGTTttcctttatcttttttttttacaaatacaaatctggaGAGAGTGGTATGTCTTTGTATTTAGCCCGCTTTACATTACTTTGACattgctaaataaaatcaacaacaaacaGCTGCATTTGAAAGCCACATAATCTGTAAACAGTGTTCACCTGAATGTGATTCAATCTCAGAATACAGTTGCAGTGAAATTATGAATCAAAATTGAAGCTATAGTATCCTGTAGCTCAGCAGGTGAAgaagaaaaccaacaacatAACTACAatgaagcacggtggtggctCAGAGATGCTGTGGGACTACCTCTCTTCCTCCAACACTAGAAACCTACAGCATTTGGAAGATACTACGGATTCTATAAAGCAAAAGGAAATCACGGACAAAAACATGTCATTAGTCGTCAAAATATTGATTCAATTTGAAAGACGTTCCAGCACTGAAACCCATAAATGACAGAGAACTAGCAGCCTTTATTTACAAATGCTAACAGAAGCTGGTGTCTAATAATTTTAAACCTGTATTCGTTTTTAATATAAAGGcactttttgttgtattttgatAATCCACTTATAATATGAACTTTTTCAAGCTACTGAAATGACTTTTCTTTGATGAGAGGTGGAATGACTGATTTCATTTTGCAGGTTTATGCTCTTCGTTTTGCTGGCGTCGAAGAGTTTTCGGTGCAATTTTAACTGCAGCCAGAACACGGCAGCGATAGCATCGTGCTATCGCAATTTTTGTTCTCATCCTGCAAAAATGCAGCCAGAGGTGGCTGTGATGAGACGAAAAAAATGTAAGTCAAGTTCAcgggatgtgaatactttcacaAACCATTGTAAATACCTGTGTGTTATGACTTGGGGATAGCTGGGTGTTTGTACTTGCATGCACTTGAATCCACAATATGGATTTCATTATTGCAAACTATAAACCAGAGAAACGGCCAATATGGTTGAGTAAGCAAAGAGAGGCAAACATCCAGGGAAAGAGACCAAACTCGTCGTGGCAAACACCGACTCTGCATTCTTAGCGCTCGCTTTCCCGCCGTTGGATGCCATTTTCGTGGCGAATCAGACACACAATAATGCGCGGCGTAatctataaagaaaaaaacgagCCAAATATCAAAGCTGGCCCCGTTCCGCGGGACACGGACAACGAGGCAAAGGCAAAGTGTAAATATACAATAGGACGGATAAGTCCAACGCTAAACACAGACCGAGGCAGCTGGCAGGAGGGGGTTTGCAGGTGTTGCAGAACAAACAGACAAGCAGCTGTTgattttcctctcttcctctcagGCTTTTTGGCCAGAGCGCTGCCAGGTCCAGACACACAGCCAACACCCGCCTCCCAAGGAGACGGCGGCCACGGCTTTCTTTTACACCTCGGATGTGTGGGTGCGTATATCTGCAGCCAGAGAAATCTGCTGCTTTCTGCGGGTGAATCAGATATGGACCGTAACATGGTTCGGTCGTATCTGCATGAGAACAAACCACACAGGTCATGAGAAACAACGTGAACCATGTCCTCCTTTTATGTGTACAACTGTTCGGTGTGAAGTAAGCAAAAGAGACCACATGAAAAgatgtcagaaaaaacaaaagaaaagattcTGGAAGCTCTTGCAGacaataataaacaatgttATTGCTTAACATTGTATGGGTATACAATAAGACTCATACCCATAAGTTTCTCTCATATCTTTTAAATTGCGTCAACAAATTTTAACGTATTTCATTGGGAATTTGTAACAAAACTCAAATTACGACTAAATTGCGCAACAGAAGAGAAATGGCAGAAAgttctcaaatgtttttacttatgaaaatctgaaaagagttTCTTGATTTAAATACCcccaaataaaaatccatctCTACTGTCAGACGTCAACGATTTCTAGGGTTAAATGTCTTCCATTCAGTCTCCGTGTTAATAAATCTGATCTGTAAGGGCATCAGAAAATCAGACAACAAAAAGCTTCATGGAAGCAGTCTGGTTTTTTCAAGCACGCGTAATTTTCCTCCCACTTTACAAATATGctaatattaaaatacaaaaatacaaaaaattctGTGCTTGTGACAAAATAGGAAACAATTCAAAGATACCTTTGCAAGGGACTGTAAGCGCTAGTGACATTCATAAGACTGTCATAGAAAAACGCctcgtcttcagtcagaggcttcttcaaattcgcTGCAATACAGaccgctacaggagatcctACCTGCCCACAGCCACCACCATCTACAATAACGTTTTAAAGAATTTCAAAGCAATATGATTAACAACATTCAAATTTCCCTTTGGgctcaataaaatacttttgaactgaactgaataaaGTCACATACATGTAAAAGTGAAGCAACTGTTGGAGGTTTGCACCATTAGCGGTCAGCGTGCACGGCCTCATGCTCACCATGACACCGTCTCACACTCGCATGTGTCTAAGCTGGACCTGATCTGTGTACACGCCATGCACAGAGTGTAGAAGACATACACACGCCGGAGCGTACCCGGCCTCAGCCATCACTTTAGAAGCCATGATCACCCATTTTAGAGGAAGGCGGGCAGCTGAGAAACAAATACTAAGGAGCAATGGCTTCATATTGATCCCTGTTCCCGGGGATCAATATTGTGCTACTTTGATATCTCTCTGCCAGACACAGAGCCCGCATCTGTAAATGCCGGTGTGTCAtaacacacattttttattcaactcCTTATTCAGCAAGCAGAGCTGATCTCGAGCAAAAACCGGGTTTCACGCGCCGATCCATTTGGACGCCTCCTCCAAGGGCGTGTTATCTTGTTTCGCGCTTTGACATCTTCCCGCACGGAcaacggtgtgtgtgtgggcgtgtgtgtgtgtgtgtgcgtgtgtgccgGTGCTTATCAGTGGAAAGGTTTTAACAAtgggtggaaggaaaatttTCAGCTCCAGGAGTTTCCTTCGATTTGGTCGCGAAAACATCTCAGGCCCATTCTTCCGTTCGACCGCTTCGACCAATCAGGATCTTGACCTGTCATTTCAGACTCCCAGTAATCAGCTCGTTAATTACACCCTCCCTACCCCGCGCCCCCCGTTCCCCTAGTGATTCCCTTCCCCTATGCTTCACAAGTATCTGTTACATTAGCCTGCAATTAGATTAAATTACTAAGTACAACCTACACATGACAGGAATTATGGCTGCAGCACGGCGTCTTAATGCTGACTCCCTGACAGACGCATTATGCAGTTTACAAACTGGTGATattgtccttttttgttgttgtttttttatataatgtCGGTTATTTGAGGAGGAGAGTCTCTGCTCGTTCTATTAAAAACTCTCTGAGCAGAAATCCAAGCTCTTCTTGCTTTCAAAAAAAGCTTGCAAGTAAGACTTTGCGTTGTCCTGGAGACAAGAgagaataaaactttgaaaaaagaaaagaaaaaaagatggatcTGTCAGTCTTTGGGGGCATGGTTTGACATTTTGGGAAGAACACTTGAGCACTTTCTAAATAAGAGCTATACAAGTGGATTATATTGAAATGGTGAGGGTTTGACTTTGTGGGTGTTGAAAGCAAACTGTATCGCTAATCTATACAGCGCTACTGATTGGTGGAGCTTGTAAATGTTGGAAAACGTAGCCCAGGAATAAATACGGCATTCAAATGCCGTTTTATGGATTACTGGTGTTTAGTTGTTTAGACGATGACTATGAATGTTTGCGAATGTTTCAGAGCGTCCACGGACGCACCTCGGTAAATGTGAAAATCCTtcaaaagttcatttatttctctAATTCTCTTCAAAAAGTGAACCTAACAGAATAATGGTCattgtcaaacaaaaaacagatacTTGCTGAAGCGTTAATGCGGAGTCCAACTGTTTTAATGGAAAGtttggtggaaggaaaaggGTGCAAACAAGATGGTTTACCATGAGAAATCTTGTTCAAAGGCTCAGGGGAGAGTCACAAAGTGTGAGCTGCAACTGGACACAAAGAGCcaccacacactcacacacccccacacgcacacacacacacacacacacaaatgcgtgatataatataaaatccaaaagaTTTTACCTGAGTTACTGAGAATAAAAGATTGTAAACTGAAAGAAATAGGTCAAATTTGTATTTCACTTGTAAATAAAGTTCCTAGAGGAAGACTATAGAGCTTTAGTTCAAGTTGAGGAAAGTccaatgtgacatttttttatgtgttttttttttttggctttattttttaagaaaactgaGAACCTATGAGAGCATCAAGGCAAACAGTTCCCAGCTTTGCCGGTGAAGTGGACCAGATCCTTCATCTCACAAATtgtaaatattcaatattcaattCTAAAAACACTTCAAAGTTGTTTTCTTGGAGCTTCTCAACAGAAGGTTCTTGACACCTTTGTTTCTGTCAATATTAAATCAGGACGAGTGCTGCTGATCGTCTCCAATTTGATCACAAACCattaaaaatccaacaaaaattTAATCTCACCTTCTGTCATTTCTCCTGAAAGCCCTGTAATTCTCTTGTGATGCGCAGTAAGCACGCAACTCGTGGCAAAGGGCAAAAAGCTGCTAATATGCAGAAAGACTTTCTTCCCCGCCCAGACACGGGATCGATCCTTTTAGCCAAACAGAATCGTAGTTTGGTCATTTGTTCAGAATTACATgtggatgttaaaaaaaaaaagaggaaatttcACGTCTGCAGGGAAACATCCTGCATAACCTACAGATTCAttcctgcttcttcttttttttttttttttcttctcacgGCTACGGCTGTCCGTATGTCTGCATTAGTATTCTGAGAAATGACAACGTGCTGAAACTGGAAATTATGCACCACatttacccccccccccaaaaaaaaaacaagcagataaACAGAGGGCAATTTGAAAACACTGACACTTGCAAACGGCAAAACGGAAAAGAGATGCGGTATCAGGACACGTTGAGCAATTTTCTCTCATTCAAATTTCGGCGCTGTCTGGTTGCTTACTGATTTACAGCTTTGCTAAGGTGGCACCACGTCACTGGGGGTGAGCGCGCGCTCTCAACTTCATTTGTGTTTACTTTCCCTTTCGATAAATAGACTCGAGAGGAGGGCCCTGTTCTTCTGAGGCGATAAGATCCTCCCGGTTTGTTCTTCGGGGCCTGACCTTGGGCGCtgcaaaggaaaaagaaaaaaaaaaaaatcgatgATTTTTCAGGGGACGGACCGCCGTGTTCGCTTCCCGTTAGGACGCTGTGCATCTTTCACCAGACAAGAGTGAGGAAGGGGGAAACCTGTTAGTCAGAGCCTGACAGAGGAGGGTTAATCTGAACAGACAGCTGCAGACACAAACAGTGCAGATAATACAGTATATACGGGTCACCGGCGGCGGCGGATAAagctttatttatcccaaatcAATCCTCCGTTTTCTTGAAAGAGGAAGCGCACGCAGACAACCTTTTACGCCACGCCATTAAAGCCGTCATGCTGCATATTATGAAAGGTAGCatgctgtctttttttatttttattttttaagcagaCTTCTGCTGAGTGGGAAGCCAGACAGAGAAAAGCAAATGAGCACGGGCCAACTTTTGAGGACACGACGTCGCTAAGACGGAAACTAAAGCCGTCGAGCATTTCCATccttcataaaatcaaacattagtTGCGCTCCAGCGCTGTGATTAATCACTGCGCTcaactttgtaagcttgaaatgtaaatggaaaaaaaaaaacaaaaaaaaaaacaatgttttactgtctcaaagcaaacatgtcagttttccaggtttttatgttcaagaaggtttaaaaaaaaaagtcattttgtttcacaCTTAATTTAGAAATGCTAACTTACAAGCTGGTTGTGGAAAGCAGTTCACCGTTGCAGTAAGCAGGCTAACCATGGCTTTATCCAAACATCCAtcacagcattttgttttgttggggttttttttaagattctttCGGCACCACTGGACTTCTTGTAATCTAAAGAAGGAAAGGcatccagcaaaaaaaaaaaaaaaatcacgtttGCAACTCTGCATTGTTGACCGCAGTGCAAGACCGTGTAAGGCGCCGATTCGATCCAGGTTCAGCAGagaggcttttaggtcaaaatagttcatgttgacaaccctaatgaaaatgtaaaaaaaaaaagcccaaatgaattattttcttgcTCTATTTGGATGTGACAGTAGCCTATATCTTTCTCGACTAataacttgttgtttttttttgttccactgccttcaaaaaaaaataaaatcttaccaaaatCGTTGGCTTCATGAAAAATTTGAACTCCTACAaatatttcccagaatgcacaACCACTCAAAGAGTAAAAAGTagctcaaacacaaaacattacacAGAAAGTAGACAAAGACCACGGCGCCTTTTTGGCGTTCAGGTTGTTTCGAAAGCGACTCGTCACGTGCAAAATGGTGCCACCTACTGGATCTCATTTCCTCCCTACTGTGTGTCCGCTAACAACCTGCTTCGACAACCAAAgatataaaataacttaaaagttttATGAGTCAAGCAACAAAAGGTTGCTGGGAggttatttttgatttgattgggGATCTGTTTGATACCCAAACAGGTaacagaaccaaaaaaaaaagtttttaaatactAATTTACAGTTGAATTtttatacagctctggaaaccactgcactgaaccccattgaaagcCTCATGGTTGCTCCACcgaatattgatttctgaactcttgaTGTAGATATTTACCAGTTCAtagctcaaaaaaaaaaaaaaagggaaatcaTAGTCCTAATATTGTAGAGAAATGAGCTGAAATGGTTTTGGAAAACCACCACTCCGTTCATTATAAGAGTCTTTTCCCTTCATGAGGTTGGTGATCCCCCCCTGCGATGGCCGACTCATCAACCGTGTTGCTTCAAATGAAATCCTATTGACGGGTCAGACCACATCTGTCCCCGCTCAGAAGGATGTGTCGAAGAATTTGCACCAGCTTGTACTGTATTCGTCCCCGTTGTGTCTTTTGTATTTCGGAGAGAATCACAACCTGGCAGGGTTAGTGCACACAAGCGTGCCGTTGTCACTTTGAACCACAGGCAGATGGACGACCCAACGGATCGACATCATTTGAAGaatttctactttttatttaaaaattaaaaccaattcGAGGTCTCGCAATAAAATGCGACTGCGAAACAGAttttcaagcctttttttttcttcttctgaataATGCCATACTACTTTGTGCTTTACTCTTACCCAGCTGCATTCTCAGAGAGCCGCTGACTGAGGGCGACGGCGAGAGATTTAGCCGTACAGTATTGCTTTCCTCCAACCAAATCAGAAAATCCATTAAAGCACATTAGCACAACTGCTAATTGCAAGGCTGTGTGTGTCTAATTGCACACATTGATCCGTCCACAGCCTTCCCACTGTTCAGATGGAATTGTGAAATTAAAGACCGCAAGTGGACAGATAAAGGATTTCGGTCCGCGCTCGCCCGCAGAATTTATATACGACTAAAATAAA from Xiphophorus couchianus chromosome 21, X_couchianus-1.0, whole genome shotgun sequence includes the following:
- the prmt6 gene encoding protein arginine N-methyltransferase 6, which gives rise to MLSKELQVPYSTMRKRNNKVEATHDGRRRMSYAGKKRKLDKTRQDRLYFDSYSDVTIHEEMIADHVRTNTYRTAILKNSELIRGKVVLDVGAGTGVLSIFCAQAGAKKVYAVEACSIAEQAVEIVKQNNVEDVVEVRRGTVETVELPEKVEVIVSEWMGYALLHESMLNSVLYARDRWLKAGGLILPSRAELYVTPISDPVVEDRLYFWYTVKEQYGVDMSCMSNFARRCIKNSDITVSAVAMEDVLSHPARFAELDLHSVTAEELRTVKGRFTCESFGSAAVNAFCVYFTVTFPCPDKPHSLVLSTSPFKPETHWKQAVLYLDSPVEVVQDTPVSGEVSMFPSEDSSRHICIHVDYTIGEQKRQSKTFSIPDWTAEPQP